TGACCCGGGTGTTCGTCAACGACCTCTACCCGCGCCTGGCCGCCGATCTGGGCCTGAGCGGCAATCCACGTCAGATGAAGCAGCAACTCAGCGCGGAAGAGTTGGCCCGGGTCGATCAGGCGGTGCGCAAGTTCATGTTCGGCACCGACATCCTCAAGATCAAGCTGTTCAACCTGGATGGCGTCACCCTCTACTCCAGCGAACCGGCCCAGGTGGGCGAAAAAAAGGCCGACTACCCCGGCTTTCGCGCCGCCTCACGCGGCCGCGCGGCCAGCGAGATCAGCTTCCGGGATGAGTTCTCCGCCTTTGAGGGCAAGCTGTTTCGGCGTGATCTGGTGTCCAGCTACATCCCCATCCGGGCTGCCGATGACAGCATCATTGGCGTTACCGAGATCTACACCGACCGCACCGGCATGATGGGCCTGGCCAACGAACTGGGCCTGCGCCTGAAGGCCCAGCTGATTCCCCTGCTGGCGGTGATCCTGTTTCTGCTGGCGGCCATCGTTTGGCGCTTCAGCTACCAGCTGACCCGGTTGCGCGTGGAACGCCTGGAGCGGGATGATGACTAAGAGCCTGTCGGGCCTGTGATCCAGCGTATCAGTTATCGGGGTGCCGCCCTGCTGTTCATTGCCGCCCTGTTCGTTGGCTCCAGCCTGGTGGCCATCACCTGGTGGCACACCAACAACATCGAACAGGCCACCCTGCTGCGTGCCGCCGAATCCTACGCCAAGGCCATCAGCGCCTTTCGCAGCCTCTATACCAGCGAGGTGATCAACAAGATCGCCGGCAGCGGCATCAGCGCCAGCCCCTTCTTCAAGGGCGAGGCGCACACCATCCCCATCCCCGCCAGCATGAACATCGAGGTGGCCCAGTACATCAACAGCCTGGACAGCAAGATCAATGTCGCCGTGGTCAGTGACTACCCCTTTCCCTGGCGGGCCAAGCGGGAACTCAGCCCATTTGAACGCAATGCCCTGAGCCGCTTTGCCCACAGCAGCCTGGACAGCTACCACGAACGGGTGCAGGAAAACGGCCAAACCAGCCTGCAATACGCCACCCCCATGCGCATGACCGCCGCCTGCGTGGCCTGCCACAACGGCCTGGCGGACAGCCCCAAGACCGACTGGAAGGTGGGCGATGTGCGCGGCCTGCTGGTGGTCTCCCTGCCGGTGGGCGGGGGCAATGTGCAAAGCCGCCTGGGCCTGGCCTATCTGATCGGCTTTATCATCATCAGCTTCATCGTCGCCTTTTCCGTGATCCTCTGGCTGTACAACCGCAATCAGTTGGCCTTTGCCGAGCTGGCGCGCAAGGGCCGCAGGCTGGAGAAGGCCCTGACCGAGCTGAATTTCTTCAAGGATGCCCTGGACCAGCACGCCATCGTCAGTATTGCCGACGTGGCCGGCAACATCACCTACGCCAACGACCGCTTCTGCGAGATCAGTGGTTACCGGCGCGAGCAGGTGCTGGGCCAGAATCACCGCCTGGTGCGCTCCGACGAACACCCGTCGAGCTTCTTCCGCGACATGTGGCAGACCATCACCCAAGGCCAGGTCTGGCACGGTGAAATCAAGAACCGCGCCAGCGACGGCAGCTTCTATTGGGTCAGCTCCACCATAGTGCCCTTCCTGAATGACCGCGGTCGCCCCTTCCAGTATGTCTCCATCCGCACCGACATTACCCAACGCAAGCGCATGGAAGAAGAGAAAGAAAAGGACCGCAGCTTCCTGGCCAGCCTGACCAACGCCATTGGTGACGGGGTTTACGCCCAGGACCCGCAGGGTAATTTCCTGTTCGTCAACACCGCCGCCGCCGAACTGCTCGGCTGGCCGGTGGAGCAACTGATTGGCCAGCCGGTACACCAGACCATCCACCACAGCAACGCCCAGGGCCAACCGGTGGCCGACGCGCAATGCCCCATCATGCGGCAGATCCGGGCGGGGCGGGAATACCGCAGTGATCGGGAATACTTCTGGCGGCGCGACGGCAGTGGCTTTCCGGTGCAGATGGTGGCCGTGCCCCTGCACGAATCCGAGCGCCAGGAAGACCAGACGGTGGGCGTGGTGGTCGCCTTTCAGGACATCAGCCAACGCCTGCAGGCGCAGCAGGAGCTGGCCCGGGCCAAGGAGAGCGCGGAACAGGCAAACCAGGCAAAAAGCCGTTTCCTGGCCAATATGAGCCACGAGATCCGCACCCCGATGAATGCCATCATCGGTATGAGCTACCTGGCCCTGCAGACCGATCTGGACCGGCGCCAGCGCGACTACATCGAGAAGGTCAACCGCTCCGCCGAATCCCTGCTCGGCATCATCAACGACATCCTCGACTTCTCCAAGATCGAGGCCAACCGGCTGGAGCTGGAGCGCATCGGCTTCCGCCTGGACGAGGTACTGGATAATCTGATCAGCATGGTGGATATCCGCGCCCAAGAAAAACGCCTGGAGTTTCTGCTCGACCTTACCCCCGACACCCCCCTGGCCCTGGTCGGCGACCCCCTGCGTCTGACCCAGGTACTGATCAACCTGTGCAGCAACGCCATCAAGTTCACCGAGCGGGGCCAGGTCAGCCTGACCATTCTCCCCGAGCACCACCCTGGGCAGGGCATCGGCCTGCACTTCGCGGTGCGCGATACCGGCATCGGCATGACCGAGCAGCAGCGTGCCGGGCTGTTCCAATCCTTTGTCCAAGCCGATACCTCGACCACCCGCAAATACGGCGGCACCGGCCTGGGGCTGGCCATCAGCAAGCGCCTGGTGGAGCTGATGGGCGGCGAGATCCGGGTAGAAAGCCAGCCCGGCCAGGGCAGCTGCTTTCACTTCAGCGCCGAATTCGCCCTGGACCCCGCCGGGCAGGATCAACACTATGCCAGCCAGGTGGCCGAATGGGTCGGGCGCAAGGCCCTGCTGCTGGAGCCCAACCCCCAGGTACGGCGCGCCTGCGGCAGGATACTGCACGCCTTTGGCCTGCAACTGGACGAGGCCCAGGACGCCGCCGAGGCCCTGACCCTGCTGGCGGCAGAGGCCAGCCCGCCGCTGCTGCTGATCGACAGCGGCCTGCTCGCATCGGCCAACGAGGCCATGCTGGAGCTGTTGCGCCAGGCCGATGCCGGGCAGATCATCCTGCTCGGCGACAATGCCTGGCAGGCCGACCCCAAGGGCCCGGCCACGCCCTATCTGAAATCGGCCAGGGCCCTGGCCAAACCCCTGCTGGCGGGGCGTCTGCGGGATGCCATCGCCCAGCTCTGGGATGGACCGCGCAGCGAGCAGGTCAGCGCCAACGGCGAGGACGAACTGGCCCAGGCCCGGGCCCGGCTGGGCGGTGCCCACCTGCTGCTGGCAGAGGATAATGACTTCAACCAGCAACTGGCAGTGGAACTGCTCCAGGCCAGCGGCATTCGGGTAGAGGTAGCCTGCAACGGCCAGGAGGCGCTGGATTACCTCAACCAGGCCAGCTACGATGGCGTGCTGATGGACTGCCAGATGCCGGTGATGGACGGCTACAGCGCCACCCAGGCGATCCGCGCCCAGGCCCGGTTCGCCGACCTGCCGATTATCGCCATGACCGCCAACGCCCTCACCGAGGACGTGCAAAAGACCCTGGATGTGGGCATGAACGACCACATCGCCAAGCCCATCAATGTGCGTGACATGTTCCTCACCCTGGCCAGGTGGGTCCGGCCCAGCGCCGGGTCCAGCGCCGATGACGCAGCCGCCCAGAGCGATGAGCTGGCACCTGTGGCCCTGTTCGACGATATGCCCGAGGAGCACAGCGCCCTGGCAGAGGATATCGACCTGTCCCGGCTGCGCAGCCTGGATACCGAGCAAGGCCTGGCCCGTCTGGAGGGCGACCGAACCCTGTACCTCGGCCTGCTGCGCAAGTTTGCCGCCAATCAGGCCGATAGCGCGGTCCAGCTGGAGCAGGCCCTGCGGCGGCAGGACAGGGACAGCGCCACGCGCCTGGCGCACAGCCTCAAATCCACCGCCGCCGCCATAGGTGCCGAGCCGCTAAGCCAGATTGCCGCCGAGCTGGAGCAGTTGCTCAAGGCCGCCGACCCGCTGGATGCGACGCGCATTCAACCGCTGCAACGCGCCCTGGGCCAGGGCCTGGAACAGGTGATCGAAGAGATCAAGGGCCTGGCACCGTCGGCCAACCCGGCGCAGGGCACCAGACTGACCCAACCCGAGCTGCAACAGGCCCTGGGGGAACTGCGCGAGGCGCTGGAGAATTTCGATGTGCAGGCAGAGGAAATGCTGGCAGACATCATTCAGGGGCTGAACAATACCGACCTGAAGCGGGAGCTGGGCCTGATTCTGCAACGACTGGGCAACTACGACTTTGAGGGTGCCCTGGAGCAGCTAGACAGAAGACTGAGGACTGAGGACTGAGACAGAATCTCACGGCCAGGAAACACATTCGGTAGCCAAGTGGAAACCCATTCATGACTGCAAGCAGCAAGCCCCTCATCCTCTCGGTGGATGACGTAGCAGAGAACATCCATGTGATCAAGGGCATACTCTCTGATGACTACAGGGTATCCGCTGCCATCAACGGTCCGCTGGCGCTCAAGATCGCGCATAAGCAGCAGCCGGACCTGATCCTGCTGGATGTCATGATGCCGGAGATGGACGGCCACGAGGTCTGCCGCCAACTCAAGGCCAACCCGGTCACGGCGCACATCCCGGTGATCTTCGTCACCGCCATGACCGAGGAAAAGAACGAGGTGGCCGCCCTGGAGCTGGGCGCGGTGGACTATGTCACCAAGCCCATATCGCCGCCGGTGCTGCGCAGCCGGGTCTCGGCCCAGATCCGCCTGGCCCGCCTGCGCCGGGAGCTGGACGAAAAAAACCGCCTGCTACAGGCCGAGCGCGATTTTCTCGAACAGCTGGTCGGCCAGATGCAGGAGGAAGACCGCTTCGACGCCAGCCAGCTAAGCTACCTGCACCGCCCCCTGGAGCGCACCGGCGGCGACCTGATACTCTCCGCCCGCCGCCCCGATGGCGGTCGTCACCTGATGGTCACCGACTTCACCGGCCACGGTCTGCAGGCGGCCATCGGCGGCAGCCTGGTGGCCTACATGTTCTACTCCATGACAGCACGCGGCTGCCCGGCAGAGGAACTGCTCTGCGAGATCAACCGGGTGCTGCAACAGAAAC
This is a stretch of genomic DNA from gamma proteobacterium SS-5. It encodes these proteins:
- a CDS encoding SpoIIE family protein phosphatase, producing MTASSKPLILSVDDVAENIHVIKGILSDDYRVSAAINGPLALKIAHKQQPDLILLDVMMPEMDGHEVCRQLKANPVTAHIPVIFVTAMTEEKNEVAALELGAVDYVTKPISPPVLRSRVSAQIRLARLRRELDEKNRLLQAERDFLEQLVGQMQEEDRFDASQLSYLHRPLERTGGDLILSARRPDGGRHLMVTDFTGHGLQAAIGGSLVAYMFYSMTARGCPAEELLCEINRVLQQKLPINVFMAAALAEIPPEGGRLRLWNAAMPDCLLQRADGQWAPLGSNLLALGIVESLDPDGAQEQPFNPGDCCYLFSDGITEAENPMGEAFGAERLRQWLQTQGPGQDLAQALERQLSEFSAERGQLDDLTLVRLRAE
- a CDS encoding PAS domain S-box protein, coding for MIQRISYRGAALLFIAALFVGSSLVAITWWHTNNIEQATLLRAAESYAKAISAFRSLYTSEVINKIAGSGISASPFFKGEAHTIPIPASMNIEVAQYINSLDSKINVAVVSDYPFPWRAKRELSPFERNALSRFAHSSLDSYHERVQENGQTSLQYATPMRMTAACVACHNGLADSPKTDWKVGDVRGLLVVSLPVGGGNVQSRLGLAYLIGFIIISFIVAFSVILWLYNRNQLAFAELARKGRRLEKALTELNFFKDALDQHAIVSIADVAGNITYANDRFCEISGYRREQVLGQNHRLVRSDEHPSSFFRDMWQTITQGQVWHGEIKNRASDGSFYWVSSTIVPFLNDRGRPFQYVSIRTDITQRKRMEEEKEKDRSFLASLTNAIGDGVYAQDPQGNFLFVNTAAAELLGWPVEQLIGQPVHQTIHHSNAQGQPVADAQCPIMRQIRAGREYRSDREYFWRRDGSGFPVQMVAVPLHESERQEDQTVGVVVAFQDISQRLQAQQELARAKESAEQANQAKSRFLANMSHEIRTPMNAIIGMSYLALQTDLDRRQRDYIEKVNRSAESLLGIINDILDFSKIEANRLELERIGFRLDEVLDNLISMVDIRAQEKRLEFLLDLTPDTPLALVGDPLRLTQVLINLCSNAIKFTERGQVSLTILPEHHPGQGIGLHFAVRDTGIGMTEQQRAGLFQSFVQADTSTTRKYGGTGLGLAISKRLVELMGGEIRVESQPGQGSCFHFSAEFALDPAGQDQHYASQVAEWVGRKALLLEPNPQVRRACGRILHAFGLQLDEAQDAAEALTLLAAEASPPLLLIDSGLLASANEAMLELLRQADAGQIILLGDNAWQADPKGPATPYLKSARALAKPLLAGRLRDAIAQLWDGPRSEQVSANGEDELAQARARLGGAHLLLAEDNDFNQQLAVELLQASGIRVEVACNGQEALDYLNQASYDGVLMDCQMPVMDGYSATQAIRAQARFADLPIIAMTANALTEDVQKTLDVGMNDHIAKPINVRDMFLTLARWVRPSAGSSADDAAAQSDELAPVALFDDMPEEHSALAEDIDLSRLRSLDTEQGLARLEGDRTLYLGLLRKFAANQADSAVQLEQALRRQDRDSATRLAHSLKSTAAAIGAEPLSQIAAELEQLLKAADPLDATRIQPLQRALGQGLEQVIEEIKGLAPSANPAQGTRLTQPELQQALGELREALENFDVQAEEMLADIIQGLNNTDLKRELGLILQRLGNYDFEGALEQLDRRLRTED